One window of the Babesia microti strain RI chromosome IV, complete genome genome contains the following:
- a CDS encoding GPI-anchor transamidase (overlaps_old_locusTagID:BBM_III08080): MIIFIFLYIAHSLIVFAVSNIPTIVGPDIYELNSELALLKSLIVTSDPESFEYKKAIISYNKLSLDKQIKYTESDSIVISTSRHFYNYRHAGNVFSIVSILRHHGGHSINQSQIILPDDHICCPINCLPGKLYIESDINDNVTGDLDNVNVLNGNLNRYGTIINYRRDNLDKNKLRYIITQRYPPFYPRIARSPFRTNVFWAGVIPKPNLLFYITGHGGDRYMQINHREFVLSQEVNVFFSDINIKNVYSRFLLLVDTCQSSTFVSNIDNRIPMGWITSSIYGQSSFSLHNNPKLAVTNVDQFTYYLSHYLKDICGAVKDGVARAAISRLSTSSIKRYLARSFITSTVVSKNLTGLYMSNDPHYKPNSQSSNANDNANDTEKMNLYLGQFVFNYRTVYGNSHILPLHYKWERDLEPNEHVRHYNLNNIKAELFKELQCLSDEILKDIEVKNALGHSNESMEVGIHAGDDYRNQYTSTFGHLDKSINYTNYVIYPLRCRNKLWYYKIKPRPEIKKYHPSYSLLGQYYSFPDQKYLSTIGTTIYTDYTNLSDKNYLERAPLYLTLLIYLSIACNLALYYQPSIYS, encoded by the exons atgattatatttatatttttgtatatcGCACACAGTCTAATTGTGTTTGCAGTTTCCAACATACCTACAATAGTGGGACCAGATATTTACGAATTAAATTCAGAATTAGCCCTGTTAAAATCTTTAATAGTTACATCAGATCCCGAGTCATTTGAATACAAAAAGGCAATCATTTCATACAATAAATTGTCACTagataaacaaataaaatatacagaATCCGATTCTATCGTTATATCTACTTCCCGCCACTTCTACAACTACAGGCACGCCGGAAACGTCTTTTCTATTGTTTCTATATTGCGACATCATGGAGGGCATTCGATTAATCAAAGTCAAATAATTCTCCCTGATGATCACATTTGTTGTccaataaattgtttaccAG gaaaattatatattgaaagTGACATAAATGATAATGTCACCGGGGATTTGGATAATGTGAATGTTTTAAACGGCAATTTGAACAGATATGGTACAATCATCAATTACAGACGCGACAATcttgataaaaataaacttCGCTACATAATCACCCAAAGATACCCACCTTTTTACCCAAGAATTGCCCGTTCGCCCTTCAGAACAAATG tgttTTGGGCTGGTGTAATACCAAAACCCAACCTCCTTTTCTATATTACGGGCCATGGTGGAGATAGATACATGCAAATAAACCACAGAGAGTTTGTTTTGTCGCAGGAAGTTAACGTTTTTTTTTCGGATATAAACATCAAAAACGTATACTCCCGCTTCCTACTCCTAGTAGACACTTGCCAATCATCCACCTTTGTATCTAATATAGACAATAGAATACCCATGGGCTGGATTACCTCATCAATATATGGCCAAAGTAGCTTCAGTTTGCACAACAACCCCAAGTTAGCTGTGACAAATGTGGATCAGTTTACATATTACCTTTCGCACTACCTCAAGGATATTTGTGGCGCAGTTAAAGATGGAGTTGCTAGAGCGGCTATTTCACGACTATCCACATCCTCAATTAAGAGATATCTCGCCCGGAGTTTCATCACCTCAACTGTAGTCTCTAAAAATCTAACTGGATTATATATGTCAAATGACCCTCACTATAAGCCAAATTCTCAGTCATCCAACGCCAACGATAACGCAAATGATACTGagaaaatgaatttgtaCCTGGGCCAATTCGTATTTAACTACCGCACGGTCTATGGCAATTCACATATTCTCCCTCTTCACTACAAATGGGAACGCGATTTGGAGCCAAATGAACATGTGAgacattataatttgaacaatATTAAGGCTGAACTATTTAAGGAACTCCAGTGTTTGTCGGACGAAATACTTAAGGACATCGAAGTTAAGAATGCATTGGGACATTCAAATGAGTCTATGGAAGTGGGAATTCATGCGGGGGATGACTATCGCAACCAATACACTAGCACTTTTGGTCACTTggataaatcaattaattacaCGAATTATGTGATCTACCCATTGAGGTGCCGTAATAAGCTTTGGTACTACAAAATCAAACCGCGGCCTGAAATCAAGAAATATCACCCGTCCTATTCATTGCTGGGCCAATACTACTCGTTTCCAGATCAGAAATACCTCAGTACTATTGGAACTACTATATATACTGATTACACAAATTTGAGTGACAAAAATTACTTGGAAAGAGCACCTTTGTATCTAACACTGCTCATTTACCTTAGCATAGCATGCAATTTGGCGTTGTATTACCAGCCCTCAATTTACAGCTAA